The proteins below are encoded in one region of Haladaptatus sp. R4:
- a CDS encoding 50S ribosomal protein L23: protein MSVVEYPWVTEKAMNEMDFENKLQFIVSLDATKPEIRDEIEDRYDVTIEKINTQVTMKGKKKATVSLSDDDDAQDVASRIGVF from the coding sequence ATGAGCGTCGTCGAATACCCGTGGGTTACGGAGAAAGCGATGAACGAGATGGACTTCGAGAACAAGCTCCAGTTCATCGTGTCGCTCGACGCGACGAAACCCGAAATCCGCGATGAAATCGAGGACCGCTACGATGTCACCATCGAGAAGATCAACACCCAAGTCACCATGAAAGGGAAGAAGAAGGCGACCGTCTCGTTGTCGGACGACGACGACGCACAGGACGTCGCCTCCCGAATCGGGGTGTTCTGA
- the rpl4p gene encoding 50S ribosomal protein L4, whose protein sequence is MQATVRDLNGEDADTVDLPDVFETTVRTDLIKRAVLAAQANRKQDYGTDPHAGMRTSAESPGSGRGMAHVPQTNGRGARVPFTVGGRVAHPPKAEKDRSRSINKKERKLAVRSAIAATTDAERVSERGHRFDEDTELPLVVSDDFEDLVKTQEVVSFLEAVGIDADIARAEDNKKVRAGRGTTRGRKYKTPKSILFVTSEEPSRAARNLAGADVATAREVNTEDLAPGTQAGRLTVWTESALEEVADR, encoded by the coding sequence ATGCAGGCAACAGTACGTGACCTGAACGGCGAGGACGCTGATACGGTCGACCTGCCGGACGTGTTCGAAACGACCGTCCGCACCGACCTCATCAAGCGAGCAGTGCTCGCCGCACAGGCAAACCGGAAACAGGACTACGGTACCGACCCCCACGCCGGGATGCGTACCTCCGCCGAGTCGCCGGGCAGTGGCCGCGGTATGGCCCACGTCCCGCAGACGAACGGACGAGGTGCTCGCGTTCCATTCACCGTGGGCGGTCGTGTCGCACACCCGCCGAAAGCGGAGAAGGACCGCTCCCGCTCGATCAACAAGAAGGAGCGTAAATTGGCAGTTCGAAGCGCCATCGCGGCGACGACGGACGCCGAACGCGTCTCGGAGCGCGGACACCGCTTCGACGAGGACACGGAACTCCCCCTCGTCGTGAGCGACGACTTCGAAGACCTCGTGAAGACTCAGGAGGTCGTTTCCTTCCTCGAAGCCGTCGGCATCGACGCCGACATCGCACGCGCGGAGGACAACAAGAAGGTTCGCGCTGGCCGTGGGACGACCCGTGGCCGCAAGTACAAGACGCCCAAGTCGATCCTCTTCGTCACCAGTGAGGAGCCTTCGCGCGCAGCGCGGAACCTCGCCGGTGCCGACGTTGCGACGGCGCGTGAGGTCAACACGGAAGACCTCGCCCCCGGTACGCAGGCAGGACGACTGACCGTCTGGACCGAAAGCGCACTCGAAGAGGTGGCTGACCGATGA
- a CDS encoding 50S ribosomal protein L3, whose amino-acid sequence MPETSRPRKGSLGFGPRKRATSEVPRFNSWPDSDGQPSLQGFAGYKAGMTHVVMVNDEANSPREGMEETVPVTIVETPPMRAVALRAYEDTPYGKKPLTEVWGSEFHDELGRTLNVPENHDADGAEEDLRAAIEAGDVADLRVITHTVPSDLKNVPKKRPDVMETRIGGGSLDERADFALELLEDGGEHDITDVFRAGEYLDTSGVTKGKGTQGPVKRWGVQKRKGKHARQGWRRRIGNLGPWNPSRVRSTVPQLGQMGYHQRTELNKRLISLGDDDEASVDGGFVNYGEVDGPYALIKGSVPGPNKRLVRFRPAVRPTDQPRLDPEVRYVSTESNQG is encoded by the coding sequence ATGCCAGAAACAAGCAGACCACGCAAAGGTTCGCTGGGCTTCGGCCCCCGAAAGCGCGCGACGAGCGAAGTTCCGCGCTTCAACTCGTGGCCCGACAGTGACGGTCAGCCGTCGCTGCAGGGATTCGCGGGTTACAAGGCTGGAATGACCCATGTGGTGATGGTCAACGATGAGGCAAACTCCCCCCGCGAAGGGATGGAGGAGACCGTACCGGTCACCATCGTCGAGACTCCCCCAATGCGCGCCGTCGCTCTTCGAGCCTACGAAGACACGCCGTATGGGAAGAAACCACTGACGGAAGTGTGGGGTTCCGAGTTCCACGACGAACTCGGCCGCACGCTCAACGTTCCGGAGAATCACGACGCCGACGGCGCGGAGGAGGACCTCCGCGCGGCCATCGAGGCAGGCGACGTGGCTGACCTCCGGGTCATCACACACACCGTTCCCAGCGACCTCAAGAACGTACCGAAGAAACGACCGGACGTCATGGAAACGCGAATCGGCGGCGGCTCCCTCGACGAGCGCGCCGATTTCGCCCTCGAACTACTCGAAGACGGCGGGGAACACGACATCACTGACGTGTTCCGCGCAGGCGAGTACCTCGACACCAGTGGCGTCACGAAAGGTAAAGGAACGCAGGGTCCCGTCAAGCGATGGGGCGTCCAGAAGCGGAAGGGCAAACACGCCCGCCAAGGCTGGAGACGCCGCATCGGTAACCTCGGCCCGTGGAATCCGTCGCGCGTTCGCTCGACGGTTCCGCAGCTGGGTCAGATGGGCTACCACCAGCGTACCGAACTCAACAAGCGTCTCATCTCCCTCGGCGACGACGACGAGGCCTCCGTCGACGGTGGCTTCGTCAACTACGGCGAGGTCGATGGTCCGTACGCGCTCATCAAGGGTTCGGTGCCGGGCCCGAACAAGCGCCTCGTGCGCTTCCGCCCTGCCGTTCGACCGACCGACCAACCGCGCCTCGACCCCGAGGTGCGCTACGTAAGTACGGAGTCCAACCAGGGATAA
- a CDS encoding putative RNA uridine N3 methyltransferase, whose translation MSVNLLVPSSLVREAEDKREATRKIGYVARAATVFRADRLTVFHDVEGENKWGGGFVETVLKYAATPPYLRKEAFGRQSELEYVGVLPPLRAPSQTGSESEGSGSLRQGIVTEVGPEGRVRVNCGLQHPISLVVPSSMTVAEGERVTVRISSRRPVRAKLVDDPIPGLTVTRTDLSAALDRDDAGVTIGTSRHGEPLSVRRLDEVVRRTNRDGMTVAFGSPGRGLPEMFGVEPEGISTVESGVLARFDLWLNTVPNQGSGVVRTEEAMFASLGCLTLNIE comes from the coding sequence ATGAGCGTCAACCTACTCGTCCCATCGTCCCTCGTCCGGGAAGCCGAAGACAAACGCGAGGCAACTCGTAAGATCGGCTACGTCGCCCGCGCGGCGACCGTATTCCGGGCGGACCGCTTGACCGTCTTCCACGACGTGGAAGGCGAGAACAAGTGGGGCGGTGGATTCGTCGAAACCGTACTGAAGTACGCTGCCACACCGCCATACCTCCGAAAGGAGGCATTCGGGAGGCAGAGCGAATTGGAGTACGTAGGCGTCCTACCGCCGCTCCGCGCTCCATCACAGACCGGCTCCGAATCGGAAGGTTCGGGGTCGTTAAGACAGGGAATCGTGACCGAGGTCGGACCTGAAGGGCGCGTTCGGGTCAATTGCGGACTGCAACACCCGATCTCACTCGTCGTACCGTCTTCCATGACGGTCGCCGAGGGGGAACGCGTTACCGTCAGGATCTCTTCGAGAAGACCGGTCCGTGCGAAGCTCGTGGATGACCCCATTCCGGGTCTCACAGTGACGCGCACGGACCTCTCGGCGGCCCTCGACCGCGACGACGCCGGTGTCACAATCGGCACGTCGCGTCACGGAGAACCGCTCTCCGTTCGGCGACTCGACGAAGTCGTCAGACGAACCAACCGCGACGGAATGACCGTCGCCTTTGGTTCGCCGGGTCGAGGACTGCCGGAGATGTTCGGGGTAGAACCCGAAGGAATCTCCACGGTCGAATCCGGCGTCCTAGCCCGGTTCGACCTCTGGCTAAATACGGTTCCAAACCAAGGCAGCGGGGTCGTGCGAACTGAAGAAGCGATGTTCGCCTCCCTCGGCTGCCTTACCCTCAACATCGAGTGA
- a CDS encoding pyridoxamine 5'-phosphate oxidase family protein, giving the protein MQGLRWVQMTDEERNEFLSNGGTGVISFSTSPSEPPFSLPISYGYYADTGSLYFRFAFPPDSGKEALLDDPISFVTYEKTDEGYRSVVASGHLEEVDDLPYDSAVAQRMWEVDIPLVDVFEQPPEDVTFRHFHLDPDRLTGRKEVDSQE; this is encoded by the coding sequence ATGCAGGGGCTACGGTGGGTGCAGATGACGGACGAAGAGCGAAACGAATTCCTCAGCAACGGCGGAACGGGTGTCATCTCGTTTTCGACATCTCCGTCCGAACCGCCGTTCTCGTTGCCGATCTCGTACGGCTACTACGCGGACACGGGAAGTCTTTACTTCCGATTCGCGTTCCCGCCGGACAGCGGAAAGGAGGCGTTGCTGGACGACCCGATTTCGTTCGTCACGTACGAGAAGACGGACGAGGGGTATCGGAGCGTCGTCGCGAGTGGTCATCTGGAGGAGGTGGACGACCTGCCGTACGATTCGGCCGTCGCCCAACGCATGTGGGAGGTGGATATTCCGCTGGTGGACGTCTTCGAACAACCGCCCGAGGACGTGACGTTCCGTCACTTCCATCTCGATCCGGATCGGCTGACGGGGCGGAAGGAAGTCGATTCGCAGGAGTGA
- the dps gene encoding DNA starvation/stationary phase protection protein Dps — MSDTQDKPTARMFFTQNDIPDDEREALVELLNETLANTTDLLTQTKYAHWNVKGPNFYQLHLLFDELADVLFEHEDGIAERTTALGGEARGTVRMAATNSRIPEIRTDAVTGLEYVEALANNLAIHASNLRSGIDTAESLSDKDTADLFTEQSREVDQYLWFLEAHLQREPIQSVPGNGERESAPPRRPEAPNSETPHHEPRRYEQGSTPTR; from the coding sequence ATGAGTGACACACAAGACAAACCGACAGCGAGGATGTTTTTCACACAGAACGATATTCCGGACGACGAACGCGAGGCGCTCGTCGAACTGCTGAACGAGACGCTCGCGAATACGACCGACTTGTTGACCCAGACGAAGTACGCCCACTGGAACGTCAAGGGGCCGAACTTCTATCAGCTACACCTGCTGTTCGACGAGTTGGCCGACGTGTTGTTCGAACACGAGGACGGTATCGCGGAGCGGACGACCGCACTCGGCGGTGAGGCCCGAGGGACGGTTCGAATGGCGGCGACGAACTCCCGTATTCCTGAGATACGAACGGACGCCGTGACCGGCTTGGAGTACGTCGAAGCGCTGGCGAACAACCTCGCGATTCACGCCTCGAACCTCCGGAGCGGCATCGATACCGCGGAATCCCTCTCCGACAAGGACACGGCCGACCTGTTCACCGAGCAGTCCCGCGAAGTGGACCAGTACCTCTGGTTCCTCGAAGCGCACCTGCAACGGGAACCGATCCAATCCGTGCCGGGGAACGGAGAGCGGGAGAGCGCACCACCGCGACGGCCCGAAGCGCCGAACTCGGAAACGCCGCATCACGAACCGCGCCGCTACGAACAGGGTTCGACGCCGACACGGTAA
- a CDS encoding MTH1187 family thiamine-binding protein yields the protein MTVIALLSVAPVIEGSMASEVAKAVEALDDFDVSYETNPMGTVIEADSAAELFDAARAAHEAVDGDRVSTVLKIDDKRTREQRAQEKVDAVETELGRAARRER from the coding sequence ATGACAGTGATTGCTCTGCTGTCGGTCGCACCGGTTATCGAGGGAAGCATGGCGAGCGAAGTAGCGAAGGCGGTCGAAGCCTTGGACGATTTCGACGTGTCCTACGAGACGAACCCCATGGGAACCGTCATCGAAGCCGATTCGGCCGCCGAACTTTTCGACGCGGCGCGTGCCGCTCACGAGGCCGTCGACGGCGACCGTGTCAGCACGGTCCTCAAAATCGACGACAAGCGGACGCGGGAGCAACGCGCACAGGAGAAAGTCGATGCCGTCGAAACCGAATTGGGACGAGCGGCGAGACGCGAGCGGTGA
- the gcvT gene encoding glycine cleavage system aminomethyltransferase GcvT: protein MPLRKPPLRDRHDERGATFTEFGGWDMPVEFDSITKEHESVRQSVGIFDVSHMGEIEVSGPDAERLMQRLTTNDVTLLSPGDSQYAMITDEDGIIMDDTVVYRLPEDDDAEFLFIPNAGHDEQMHDRWKRFRNEWDLDAEIRNATDDYAMYAVQGPDAADAVIGAVDDDTAESVADLSKFEATYATVEDVRCWIARTGYTGEDGFELILPSDEAETVWDAFDCQPCGLGARDTLRTEMGFLLSGQDFDYENDPRNPYEAKVSFTVKLDTEFVGRDALEAAKEDGVEETFVGFRLVDRGVPRHGYDITSTEDTIIGTVTSGTMSPTLGEPIGLGYVPTEYADPGTVIRVMVRGQSKKAKIESTPFLKDK from the coding sequence ATGCCCCTTCGGAAACCGCCGTTGCGCGACCGACACGACGAGCGGGGCGCGACGTTTACCGAATTTGGCGGCTGGGACATGCCTGTCGAGTTCGATTCGATAACGAAAGAACACGAAAGCGTCCGGCAATCCGTCGGCATCTTCGACGTCTCTCACATGGGTGAGATAGAGGTCAGTGGACCCGATGCCGAGCGCCTCATGCAACGATTGACGACCAACGACGTGACCCTGCTGTCTCCGGGTGACTCCCAGTATGCGATGATAACCGACGAGGACGGTATCATCATGGACGACACCGTCGTCTATCGCCTACCGGAGGACGACGATGCGGAGTTCCTGTTCATCCCGAACGCCGGTCACGACGAACAGATGCACGACCGCTGGAAACGGTTCCGCAACGAGTGGGACTTGGACGCGGAAATCCGCAACGCGACCGACGATTACGCGATGTACGCGGTCCAAGGACCGGATGCCGCCGATGCGGTCATCGGTGCCGTCGACGACGACACCGCCGAATCCGTGGCCGACCTCTCGAAGTTCGAGGCGACCTACGCCACCGTCGAGGACGTTCGGTGCTGGATAGCCCGCACCGGATACACGGGCGAGGACGGATTCGAACTGATCCTTCCGTCGGACGAGGCCGAGACGGTCTGGGACGCGTTCGACTGTCAGCCCTGTGGGCTCGGCGCGCGCGACACGCTCCGAACCGAGATGGGATTCCTCCTCTCCGGGCAGGACTTCGATTACGAGAACGACCCCCGAAACCCGTACGAGGCCAAAGTAAGTTTCACGGTGAAACTCGATACCGAGTTCGTGGGACGTGACGCGCTCGAAGCGGCGAAAGAGGACGGGGTCGAGGAGACGTTCGTCGGCTTCCGACTCGTGGACAGGGGCGTCCCTCGCCACGGGTACGACATCACCAGCACCGAGGACACCATCATCGGGACGGTTACGAGCGGGACGATGAGTCCGACGCTCGGGGAACCGATCGGGTTAGGTTACGTTCCGACCGAGTACGCCGACCCCGGAACCGTCATCCGGGTGATGGTGCGCGGACAGTCGAAGAAAGCAAAGATTGAGAGCACACCGTTTCTGAAAGACAAATAA
- the gcvH gene encoding glycine cleavage system protein GcvH, with amino-acid sequence MSFEVPEDRKYLESHEWVAATDGTGRIGITDFAQDELGDVVFVELPSEGDELEQNGDLGVVESIKAVSDLYSPVSGTVTDVNEELENTPELVNDDPFGDGWMLEVELDDESELDDLLSADEYREQIE; translated from the coding sequence ATGAGCTTCGAAGTACCAGAAGACCGTAAATATCTCGAATCGCACGAATGGGTAGCAGCAACCGACGGAACCGGCCGAATCGGCATCACCGACTTCGCGCAGGACGAACTGGGCGACGTCGTCTTCGTCGAACTCCCGTCCGAAGGTGACGAACTCGAACAGAACGGCGACCTCGGCGTCGTCGAGAGCATCAAAGCGGTTTCTGACCTCTACTCGCCCGTTTCGGGCACTGTCACCGACGTGAACGAGGAGTTGGAGAACACTCCCGAACTCGTCAACGACGACCCGTTCGGCGACGGATGGATGCTCGAAGTCGAACTGGACGACGAGAGCGAACTCGACGACCTGCTGTCCGCGGACGAGTACCGCGAGCAGATCGAGTAA
- the gcvPB gene encoding aminomethyl-transferring glycine dehydrogenase subunit GcvPB, whose product MNYTQAKWEHDEEDLYEPLLSEKDGNEVEIESSLPDELTRESLDLPELSEPELARHYTRLSQMNYGIDSGPYPLGSCTMKYNPKFTEDVAALPGASVHPDRSEDSVQGTLELLYGLQDYLARIGGMDAVSLQPPAGAAGEFTGILVAKAFHEANGEGDQRTEIIVPDSAHGTNPASAALGGYDVVELPSADDGRVDIEALEAATGDSTALFMLTNPNTLGLFERDIEQIAEIVHGAGGLLYYDGANLNALLGRARPGDMGFDIMHYNVHKTFATPHAAVVPAPDLSASAKSWPRSCPPRGCGTARRKAPRGRASGETPRATESGYERFDPEHTIGKVHGFTGNWLVLVKAYAYIARLGDEGLSDASAKAVLNANYLGSQIEYEVPFTPFHHEFVASAGDQDAADVAKRMLDYGVHPPTTKWPEIVSEALMTEPTEIENRETLDELAEAFNAVAREDDEVLEAAPRKTTAKRIDQASAARNLRLSWQALDE is encoded by the coding sequence ATGAACTACACGCAAGCGAAGTGGGAACACGACGAGGAGGACCTGTACGAACCGCTCCTGTCCGAAAAGGACGGCAACGAGGTCGAAATCGAATCCTCGCTCCCCGACGAGTTGACCCGTGAATCCCTCGATTTGCCCGAACTGTCGGAACCCGAGTTGGCCCGCCACTACACCCGACTGTCCCAGATGAACTACGGCATCGACAGCGGGCCGTACCCGCTCGGTTCCTGCACGATGAAGTACAACCCGAAATTCACGGAGGACGTGGCGGCGCTCCCCGGCGCGAGCGTCCACCCCGACCGTTCCGAGGACAGCGTGCAGGGAACCCTCGAACTGCTCTACGGTCTCCAGGACTACCTCGCCCGGATCGGTGGGATGGACGCGGTCAGCCTCCAACCCCCCGCAGGCGCGGCGGGTGAATTCACCGGCATCCTCGTGGCGAAGGCCTTCCACGAGGCGAACGGCGAGGGTGACCAGCGCACGGAAATCATCGTCCCGGACAGCGCCCACGGAACCAACCCGGCGAGCGCGGCGCTCGGTGGCTACGACGTGGTCGAACTCCCGAGCGCGGACGACGGCCGCGTCGATATCGAGGCACTCGAAGCCGCGACCGGCGACAGCACCGCGCTGTTCATGCTCACCAACCCGAACACGCTCGGCCTGTTCGAGCGCGACATCGAGCAAATCGCCGAAATCGTCCACGGCGCGGGCGGCCTGCTCTACTACGACGGTGCGAACCTGAACGCGCTCCTCGGCCGTGCCCGTCCGGGAGACATGGGCTTCGACATCATGCACTACAACGTCCACAAGACGTTCGCCACCCCGCACGCGGCGGTGGTCCCGGCGCCGGACCTATCGGCGTCGGCGAAAAGTTGGCCCCGTTCCTGCCCGCCCCGCGGGTGCGGGACTGCGAGGCGCAAAGCGCCTCGAGGACGAGCGAGCGGCGAGACGCCGCGAGCAACCGAATCCGGGTACGAACGGTTCGACCCCGAACACACCATCGGCAAGGTCCACGGCTTCACGGGTAACTGGCTCGTGCTGGTCAAAGCCTACGCCTACATCGCCCGACTCGGCGACGAAGGATTGAGCGACGCCAGTGCGAAGGCCGTCCTCAACGCGAACTACCTCGGGTCGCAGATAGAGTACGAGGTGCCGTTCACGCCGTTCCACCACGAGTTCGTCGCCAGTGCGGGCGATCAGGACGCGGCGGACGTGGCGAAACGCATGCTCGATTACGGCGTTCACCCACCGACGACGAAGTGGCCCGAAATCGTCTCCGAGGCGCTGATGACCGAACCGACGGAAATCGAGAACCGGGAAACGCTGGACGAACTCGCCGAGGCGTTCAACGCCGTCGCCCGGGAGGACGACGAGGTCCTCGAAGCGGCACCCCGGAAAACGACCGCGAAGCGAATCGATCAAGCGAGCGCCGCGCGGAACCTGCGGCTCTCGTGGCAGGCGTTGGACGAGTAA